From the Bdellovibrio reynosensis genome, one window contains:
- a CDS encoding S9 family peptidase, whose translation MHKMPIDYPHPKKQPVTFTKHGDTRVDEYFWMKERENPEVISHLKKENDYTAEAMKSVKKLEEKLFTELKSRIKEDESSVPAKKGNYYYSVRYEAGQQYPLFVRMMDSEKGPEEILVNVPELAKGHSFYQGSSPRVSPDQSLLAFGADTVGRRFYTFYFKDLKTGKMLPDKLENITPNLVWANDNETVFYSQQNPETLRNEKVYRYNLRTKKKDLIYEEKDETFSAYVHGSLSQKFIYIMSRSTLTSEVRYISADHPEATFKVFNPRKREHEYSVTDDGRRFYILTNKNAKNFRVMTAELQHTDDKNWKELIPHREDTYVEDVTVFKNHVVLEERKNGLTQIEITGFDGKNSHFIPFADESYLASVGDNREFDTEWLRFDYESMRLPPSVYDFNMKSHQQVLKKIHEVPNYNPEKYKTARVFVTVRDGTKVPVSLIMPKDHKQDASASMLVYGYGSYGANMDPWFNSDIFSLVDRGFVFAKAHIRGGSEMGREWYDNGRTNHKKNTFYDFIDVTEYLVKEKYSSAKNVYAMGGSAGGLLMGSVMNLRPDLYKGIVAQVPFVDVITTMLDPSIPLTTGEYDEWGDPNQPEAYKYIRTYSPYDNVEKKSYPNLLATTGLHDSQVQYWEPAKWVAKLRDHNLSDNLILLKTDMDAGHGGASGRFDQLKDTATEYAFILMLDEKD comes from the coding sequence ATGCATAAGATGCCAATCGATTATCCTCATCCCAAAAAACAACCTGTGACGTTCACTAAACACGGCGATACCCGCGTGGATGAATATTTCTGGATGAAAGAACGAGAAAACCCGGAAGTTATCTCCCACTTAAAAAAAGAAAATGACTATACCGCAGAAGCGATGAAGTCAGTGAAGAAGTTAGAAGAAAAGCTATTCACCGAGCTTAAATCACGCATTAAAGAAGATGAATCGTCAGTGCCTGCTAAAAAAGGGAACTATTATTATTCTGTTCGTTATGAAGCTGGACAACAGTATCCCCTTTTCGTGCGCATGATGGATTCCGAAAAAGGGCCTGAAGAAATTTTGGTCAACGTTCCTGAATTGGCAAAAGGACATTCTTTTTATCAAGGCAGCTCTCCACGAGTAAGTCCTGACCAATCACTGCTGGCATTCGGAGCCGACACTGTCGGTCGCCGTTTTTATACTTTTTATTTTAAAGATCTGAAAACTGGCAAAATGCTGCCGGATAAACTTGAAAACATCACGCCCAACTTAGTCTGGGCGAATGACAACGAAACGGTTTTTTATTCTCAGCAAAATCCAGAGACATTAAGAAACGAAAAAGTATACCGCTATAACCTGCGCACGAAAAAGAAAGATCTGATTTACGAAGAAAAGGACGAAACTTTTTCAGCCTACGTTCATGGTTCTTTGTCGCAGAAGTTTATTTACATTATGTCACGCAGTACATTGACGTCGGAAGTTCGCTATATCAGTGCGGACCACCCCGAAGCTACATTCAAAGTATTTAACCCACGTAAGCGTGAGCATGAATATTCTGTGACCGATGATGGTCGTCGTTTTTATATCCTTACAAATAAAAACGCTAAGAATTTCCGTGTCATGACAGCAGAGCTTCAACATACAGACGATAAGAACTGGAAAGAGCTTATTCCTCATCGGGAAGACACCTATGTCGAAGATGTCACTGTCTTCAAAAATCACGTCGTGCTTGAAGAAAGAAAAAACGGCCTTACACAAATTGAAATCACCGGTTTTGACGGGAAAAATTCGCACTTTATTCCATTTGCTGATGAAAGCTATTTGGCGTCTGTGGGTGACAATCGCGAATTTGATACTGAATGGTTGCGCTTTGATTATGAGTCTATGCGTCTGCCGCCCTCAGTTTATGATTTCAATATGAAAAGCCACCAACAGGTGCTTAAGAAAATCCATGAAGTCCCAAACTATAATCCGGAAAAATATAAAACAGCTCGCGTTTTTGTTACGGTTCGTGATGGCACCAAGGTTCCTGTATCTTTGATTATGCCCAAAGATCACAAGCAAGATGCTTCAGCTTCAATGCTGGTTTATGGATATGGATCTTACGGGGCCAACATGGACCCGTGGTTTAACAGTGATATTTTCAGTCTTGTGGATCGCGGTTTTGTTTTCGCAAAGGCCCATATCCGCGGTGGATCTGAAATGGGTCGTGAATGGTATGACAATGGCAGAACAAACCATAAGAAAAATACATTTTATGATTTTATCGACGTGACTGAATACTTGGTTAAAGAAAAGTATTCTTCAGCGAAGAACGTGTACGCTATGGGTGGAAGTGCCGGGGGCCTATTGATGGGATCCGTGATGAACTTGCGTCCTGACCTTTATAAAGGCATTGTGGCGCAAGTTCCTTTTGTTGATGTAATCACGACGATGCTAGATCCAAGTATTCCGTTAACAACCGGAGAATACGACGAATGGGGTGACCCTAATCAACCAGAGGCATACAAATACATTCGTACCTACTCCCCTTATGATAATGTTGAAAAGAAATCCTATCCGAACTTGTTGGCAACCACGGGCTTGCATGATTCCCAAGTGCAATACTGGGAGCCAGCTAAGTGGGTGGCTAAACTTCGCGACCACAACTTAAGCGATAATTTGATCCTTTTAAAAACGGATATGGATGCGGGTCACGGCGGCGCTTCAGGACGCTTTGATCAATTGAAAGATACAGCGACGGAATATGCATTCATCTTAATGTTGGATGAAAAAGACTAG
- a CDS encoding NmrA family NAD(P)-binding protein, protein MILVMGATGNIGSKITTHLLAHGQKVRCVARHFPNKEAFRGAELLQGDANNVGFLTDAMRGCSVAFTMIPSNVKAAEMRFYQNKFGEVTAEAIEESGIKKIVNLSSVGADLEGGTGPILGLHDQEERLNDISGLDIMHLRPTYFMENLLAGIPTIISMSRYFGTIPGDLEMPMIATRDIAARAAFLLMNPTFKGHNVEHLLGERNICHDEVIRVLGDAINWPNLEYVEVPPAEMKNYFVGAGLSEDWANGYNELSDAFTNGSMKASFQRDKTNTTATSIEEFARTTFQDAYSKALVGANKSRPQPEGEARI, encoded by the coding sequence ATGATTCTGGTGATGGGAGCAACAGGAAACATCGGCTCCAAAATTACGACTCATCTGTTGGCCCACGGTCAAAAAGTTCGTTGCGTGGCTCGACACTTTCCAAACAAAGAAGCCTTTCGTGGTGCAGAACTGCTGCAAGGGGATGCGAATAACGTCGGCTTTCTAACTGATGCCATGCGCGGCTGTTCAGTGGCGTTCACCATGATTCCCTCTAATGTTAAAGCTGCCGAAATGCGCTTTTATCAAAATAAATTCGGTGAAGTGACGGCTGAAGCCATCGAAGAATCAGGCATCAAAAAAATCGTCAACTTAAGTTCTGTCGGTGCCGACTTAGAAGGTGGAACAGGTCCCATTTTAGGTTTGCATGATCAAGAAGAACGCTTAAACGATATCTCTGGCTTAGATATCATGCACTTGCGTCCTACTTATTTTATGGAAAATCTATTAGCAGGTATTCCTACGATCATCAGCATGAGTCGTTATTTTGGTACTATCCCAGGGGATTTAGAAATGCCGATGATCGCAACCCGTGATATTGCAGCTCGCGCCGCATTCCTATTAATGAATCCGACCTTTAAAGGTCACAACGTGGAACATCTTTTAGGCGAAAGAAATATTTGCCACGACGAAGTTATCAGAGTTCTTGGTGACGCTATCAATTGGCCAAATCTAGAATATGTGGAAGTGCCACCTGCTGAAATGAAAAATTATTTTGTTGGTGCGGGCTTAAGTGAAGATTGGGCCAACGGGTATAACGAACTTTCAGATGCATTTACCAATGGCAGCATGAAAGCTTCTTTTCAGCGCGATAAAACAAACACGACGGCGACATCGATAGAAGAGTTTGCACGTACGACTTTTCAAGACGCCTACAGTAAGGCCCTTGTTGGTGCTAACAAAAGCCGTCCTCAACCTGAAGGTGAAGCTCGCATTTAA
- the recN gene encoding DNA repair protein RecN has translation MLLELKVSNFAIIENLHLSFKDGLNILSGETGAGKSVLLKSLSLLMGGKGSSDTIRTGASQATIEGSFDISKRADIIQNLKDMGIEVDEDLLIVRRVLSAGDKSKVYLNGSLSTLNSLRDIVAPLVELAGHSAPLIEMTGQHENRNLMSKNYHLDLLDQYAGTWDKRLLFTEKFNRYHGIFAEIKKLESDAKQKAQRLDFLVYQRDEIANLDLSPGEDQELEIEVKKLKNASRIGSFVDQAEEALYTDDDSAISRLNAVLKKGADLAALDPQIASKLENLEQAKALIDESIYEFRQYAAKIDADPQRLEEAEGRLSDMRKLQKKYGPTVNDILKALTDMETEISNLQNSETKIESLKKEATILLKELESLGQDLHKRRQKGAELLTQSVNSELLELNMKGVTFHVMVEKLQDLNSTGLSDVEFLSQTSAKDVKRPLAKFASGGELSRILLSLKRVVGSSNQPRTYLFDEVDTGVSGETAEKVGRKLKTIAKGQQVICVTHLPQVAAFGDIHFFIQKSPQKDSVAMLVSELRTKDRVQELARLISGEKISKTSVAHAEQLLAEAQA, from the coding sequence ATGTTACTAGAATTAAAAGTATCGAATTTTGCCATTATCGAAAATCTGCACCTTTCTTTCAAAGATGGATTGAACATCCTCAGTGGTGAAACTGGTGCCGGGAAATCCGTACTTTTAAAAAGCTTAAGCCTTCTGATGGGCGGTAAAGGCTCTAGTGACACGATCAGAACAGGGGCAAGCCAGGCAACCATCGAAGGATCCTTTGATATTTCAAAGCGCGCTGACATCATTCAAAACTTAAAAGACATGGGTATTGAAGTGGATGAAGATCTATTGATCGTCAGACGTGTCTTAAGTGCTGGTGATAAATCAAAAGTTTATCTGAATGGTAGCTTAAGCACGTTAAACAGCTTGCGCGATATCGTGGCCCCTCTAGTTGAATTAGCGGGTCATTCCGCTCCGTTAATTGAAATGACGGGGCAGCATGAAAACCGCAATTTGATGTCTAAGAATTATCATTTGGACCTTTTAGATCAGTACGCTGGGACTTGGGATAAACGTTTATTATTCACTGAAAAATTCAATCGCTATCACGGTATTTTTGCTGAAATTAAGAAACTAGAAAGCGATGCCAAACAAAAAGCGCAGCGCCTGGATTTTTTAGTTTACCAACGTGATGAAATTGCGAACTTGGATTTATCACCTGGTGAAGATCAAGAATTAGAAATCGAAGTTAAAAAACTTAAAAATGCTTCGCGTATTGGCAGCTTCGTGGACCAAGCCGAAGAAGCTTTGTACACCGATGATGATTCTGCGATCAGCCGCCTTAATGCCGTTCTAAAAAAAGGGGCCGATTTAGCAGCTTTAGATCCGCAGATCGCAAGCAAGCTTGAAAACTTAGAACAAGCCAAAGCTTTGATCGATGAAAGCATTTACGAATTCCGTCAGTATGCTGCAAAGATCGATGCGGATCCGCAACGTTTGGAAGAAGCTGAAGGTCGCTTAAGTGATATGCGTAAGCTTCAGAAAAAATACGGTCCTACGGTCAATGATATTTTAAAAGCCTTAACCGACATGGAAACAGAAATTTCCAATCTTCAAAATTCTGAAACCAAAATTGAGAGCCTTAAAAAAGAAGCCACTATCTTGCTTAAGGAACTTGAAAGCCTGGGACAAGATCTTCACAAACGCCGCCAGAAGGGGGCCGAACTTTTAACTCAATCTGTGAATTCAGAGTTGTTAGAGCTAAATATGAAGGGTGTGACCTTCCACGTGATGGTTGAAAAACTTCAGGACTTAAATTCAACAGGTTTAAGCGATGTCGAGTTCCTAAGCCAAACTTCTGCAAAAGATGTCAAACGTCCGTTAGCAAAATTTGCATCTGGCGGTGAGCTGAGCCGTATTCTTCTTTCTTTAAAACGTGTGGTGGGATCTTCAAATCAACCGCGCACTTACTTGTTTGATGAAGTCGACACCGGTGTTTCTGGTGAAACGGCAGAAAAAGTCGGAAGAAAACTAAAGACGATTGCCAAGGGACAGCAAGTGATTTGTGTCACTCATCTGCCACAGGTCGCTGCTTTTGGTGATATCCACTTCTTTATTCAGAAATCTCCACAGAAAGATTCGGTAGCAATGCTTGTGTCAGAACTCAGAACAAAAGATCGAGTTCAGGAACTTGCCCGTCTTATCAGCGGCGAAAAGATTTCTAAAACATCCGTAGCCCATGCCGAACAGTTGCTAGCAGAAGCTCAAGCCTAA
- a CDS encoding NAD(+)/NADH kinase, giving the protein MAKGLVSKNKLVLKDNCNIALVYRLETAAAVSLSKKVADHLKERGFQIFTAPEQKLIPGTKSAKTKKQMDTMDLIIVLGGDGTYLRAVRLLEGRSVPILGFNMGSLGFLTAHNADTVFDIIEKTLLGKMILSPRTMIVAKILRKGRQRAEFHALNDVVIERGGMSQLINTAIYSEKFLVSEVKADGFIVASPSGSTAYNLAAGGPILHPESKVFVVTPVAPHSLTSRPLIFPDDRELSFRLEGKTQTAHFIVDGQKMTEITADDEVILTRSHYDHWIVREQNHNYFHLLREKLKFGDRS; this is encoded by the coding sequence ATGGCTAAGGGACTTGTAAGTAAAAATAAGTTAGTACTGAAGGACAATTGCAATATAGCCTTAGTCTATCGCTTAGAGACAGCAGCCGCTGTCTCTTTGTCTAAAAAAGTTGCTGACCATCTTAAAGAACGCGGCTTTCAAATTTTTACCGCGCCAGAACAAAAGCTTATTCCTGGAACAAAATCTGCGAAAACAAAAAAGCAGATGGATACCATGGATCTTATTATCGTTCTTGGTGGCGACGGAACTTACTTACGCGCCGTGCGTTTGCTTGAGGGACGTAGCGTTCCTATTCTTGGTTTTAATATGGGGTCTCTGGGCTTTTTAACCGCCCACAATGCCGACACAGTTTTTGATATCATTGAAAAAACTTTGTTAGGAAAGATGATCTTAAGCCCGCGCACTATGATCGTGGCAAAGATCTTGCGCAAAGGTCGCCAACGGGCTGAATTCCATGCTCTGAATGATGTGGTGATTGAAAGAGGCGGAATGTCTCAATTAATCAATACAGCGATTTATTCTGAAAAGTTTTTGGTGAGCGAAGTAAAGGCCGATGGTTTCATCGTAGCAAGCCCCTCTGGTTCGACAGCTTATAACTTAGCTGCGGGGGGACCGATTCTTCACCCTGAATCGAAAGTGTTTGTGGTAACACCTGTGGCACCGCACAGTTTGACTTCCCGTCCGCTTATTTTCCCTGATGACAGAGAGCTTTCTTTCCGTCTTGAAGGTAAAACGCAGACAGCGCACTTTATCGTTGATGGCCAGAAGATGACAGAGATCACTGCTGATGATGAAGTGATCTTAACTCGCTCGCATTATGATCATTGGATTGTGCGCGAACAGAACCACAACTACTTTCATTTGTTACGAGAGAAATTAAAATTCGGGGATCGCAGCTGA